From a single Marinobacter sp. THAF197a genomic region:
- the rimK gene encoding 30S ribosomal protein S6--L-glutamate ligase: MKIAVLSRNRHLYSTRRLVEEGINRGHEVKVIDALHCSMNITSANPLIHYHEEVLEDFDVVIPRIGASVTFYGTAVLRQFEMMGVFPLNESVAITRSRDKLRSLQLLARKGVGMPVTGFANKPDNVPELLKMVGGAPVVIKLLQGTQGIGVVLAETRKAAESVIEAFMGLKADILVQEFIKEAGGADIRCFVIGDKVIAAMKRQGAEGEFRSNLHRGGTASLVRITPEERRTAITAAKAMGLNVAGVDLLRSSRGPLVMEVNSSPGLEGIENATGKNVAGMIINWTEKNYKPWKTKTRGRG; this comes from the coding sequence ATGAAAATTGCGGTACTGTCGCGAAACCGTCACCTGTACTCAACCCGGCGTCTGGTGGAGGAAGGCATTAACCGTGGCCACGAAGTGAAGGTGATCGATGCCTTGCATTGCTCCATGAACATCACTTCTGCGAACCCGTTGATCCACTATCACGAAGAAGTGCTGGAAGACTTCGACGTGGTGATTCCCCGGATTGGTGCCTCGGTCACCTTCTACGGCACTGCGGTACTGCGCCAGTTCGAAATGATGGGTGTGTTTCCGCTGAACGAATCCGTGGCCATTACCCGTTCCCGGGACAAATTGCGTTCCCTGCAGCTGCTGGCCCGTAAGGGCGTGGGCATGCCGGTCACCGGCTTTGCCAACAAGCCGGACAACGTGCCGGAATTGCTGAAAATGGTGGGCGGCGCGCCGGTGGTGATCAAGCTGTTGCAGGGTACCCAGGGCATTGGCGTGGTGCTGGCGGAAACCCGCAAGGCGGCAGAATCAGTGATTGAGGCCTTTATGGGCCTGAAGGCAGACATCCTGGTGCAGGAGTTCATCAAGGAAGCCGGCGGCGCTGACATTCGCTGTTTTGTGATTGGCGACAAGGTCATTGCCGCCATGAAACGCCAGGGCGCCGAGGGTGAGTTCCGCTCTAACCTGCATCGGGGCGGCACGGCCTCGCTGGTCCGCATTACCCCGGAAGAGCGCCGCACCGCTATTACCGCCGCCAAGGCCATGGGCCTGAACGTGGCGGGTGTGGACTTGTTGCGCTCCAGCCGTGGCCCGCTGGTGATGGAAGTAAACTCCTCGCCGGGCCTGGAAGGCATCGAGAATGCCACCGGCAAGAACGTGGCAGGCATGATCATTAACTGGACAGAAAAGAACTACAAACCCTGGAAAACCAAAACCCGGGGCAGGGGATAA
- the phrB gene encoding deoxyribodipyrimidine photo-lyase codes for MTELVWFRNDLRLADNAALTAACARSKPVKACFLITPGQWQEHDWSAARVQFVLEHANVLARQLAKLGITLSFLYADTFTESLDKLEAFCKQHQIAGLHFNEEYGINERRRDKQAHDRLTALGIRVAKYRDQTVAPVGQILTQQNEPYSVFTPFSRRWRSWIEETQPTLYPTPSSMGPEVKPERTDTLPAPFNDAPEPLLATGEDAAHSQLEAFLAERAKDYKDNRDLPAVDGTSQLSPYLANGVLSGRQCLIAARQAGVSGDGIETWINEIAWRDFYVHILYHYPRVSMHRAFKPETEALVWNKPGDHFEAWKEGRTGIPIVDAAMRQLKTTGWMHNRLRMITAMFLTKNLFIDWRLGEAWFMQNLVDGFLASNNGGWQWSASTGTDAAPYFRVFNPVTQSERFDPKGEFIRQWVPELARLDNKRIHDPSKGGVIPKGYPRPIVDLKESRKEAIARFQALKD; via the coding sequence ATGACAGAACTGGTCTGGTTCCGCAACGACCTCCGCCTGGCAGACAACGCCGCCCTGACTGCCGCCTGCGCCCGCAGCAAACCCGTGAAAGCCTGTTTCCTGATAACGCCAGGACAATGGCAGGAGCACGACTGGTCCGCTGCGCGGGTGCAGTTCGTGCTTGAGCACGCCAATGTCCTGGCCCGCCAGCTGGCCAAGCTGGGCATTACCCTGTCATTTCTTTACGCGGATACCTTTACTGAAAGCCTCGACAAGCTGGAAGCATTCTGCAAACAACACCAGATTGCAGGCCTGCACTTCAACGAAGAGTACGGCATTAATGAGCGGAGACGGGACAAGCAGGCCCACGACCGGCTGACCGCCCTCGGCATCCGGGTGGCCAAGTACCGGGATCAGACCGTGGCCCCCGTCGGCCAGATTCTGACCCAGCAGAATGAGCCCTATTCCGTATTCACTCCCTTCTCCCGACGCTGGCGTAGCTGGATAGAGGAAACCCAGCCCACGCTGTACCCGACGCCATCGTCCATGGGGCCAGAGGTAAAGCCGGAGCGAACCGATACCCTGCCGGCACCATTCAACGATGCGCCCGAGCCACTGCTGGCCACAGGCGAGGACGCTGCCCATAGTCAGCTGGAGGCATTCCTGGCCGAACGGGCGAAAGACTATAAAGACAACCGGGACCTCCCCGCAGTGGATGGCACCAGCCAACTCTCGCCCTACCTGGCCAACGGGGTGCTTTCCGGCCGCCAATGCCTGATTGCGGCCCGACAAGCTGGCGTTTCCGGAGACGGTATCGAAACCTGGATCAATGAAATCGCCTGGCGGGATTTTTACGTTCACATTCTCTATCACTACCCGCGCGTCAGCATGCACCGGGCATTCAAACCAGAAACGGAGGCGCTGGTATGGAATAAGCCGGGAGACCACTTTGAAGCCTGGAAGGAAGGCCGAACAGGCATCCCGATTGTGGACGCTGCTATGCGTCAGCTCAAAACCACTGGCTGGATGCATAACCGCCTGCGGATGATCACCGCCATGTTCCTGACCAAGAACCTGTTTATCGACTGGCGGCTGGGCGAAGCCTGGTTCATGCAGAATCTGGTGGATGGCTTTCTGGCGTCCAACAATGGCGGCTGGCAGTGGAGTGCCTCAACCGGTACCGATGCAGCACCTTATTTCCGGGTGTTTAATCCGGTAACTCAGAGTGAGAGGTTTGACCCGAAGGGAGAGTTTATTCGGCAATGGGTGCCTGAGCTGGCCAGACTGGATAACAAACGGATTCACGATCCTTCCAAGGGCGGAGTTATCCCGAAAGGCTACCCAAGACCGATCGTCGATCTGAAAGAGAGCCGGAAAGAGGCCATTGCGAGATTTCAGGCTTTGAAAGATTGA
- the hemA gene encoding glutamyl-tRNA reductase, whose product MALLTLGINHRTAPVEIRERVAFTPERMAEAFSELRAASGASEAAILSTCNRTELYLAGDDDCAPTVLRWLAGFHELDVADLEDVLYVHRDSEAVRHMMRVAAGLDSMVLGEPQIFGQLKDAYSLAREHGATGSFLSRLFEQTFSVAKRVRTQTAIGENPVSVAYASVSMAHHIFADMSRNKALLIGAGKTIELVSRHLADAGVKDFLVANRTLERAQALAELHGGKGIVLSEIPDHLADVDIIISSTASPLPILGKGAVERALKKRKHRPFFMVDIAVPRDIEPEVGSLADVYLYTVDDLRQVIEENIRSREGAAREAENLISSGVQEFLDQLRALDAVSTLKVFRQRAELLRDIESEKALRALRNGVDPETVLRSLARGLTNKLLHQPSVQVRKAMAEGRTEVTECLRELYQLDALEADEPATTEKL is encoded by the coding sequence ATGGCATTGCTGACACTGGGAATCAATCACCGAACCGCACCCGTGGAGATCCGCGAACGTGTGGCGTTTACCCCGGAGCGGATGGCGGAAGCCTTCTCAGAACTCCGGGCGGCGTCCGGTGCCAGTGAAGCGGCCATTCTGTCTACCTGTAATCGCACAGAGCTGTACCTGGCCGGGGACGACGACTGCGCGCCCACGGTACTGCGCTGGCTGGCCGGTTTTCATGAGCTGGATGTGGCCGACCTGGAAGACGTGCTCTACGTTCACCGGGATTCGGAGGCCGTTCGCCATATGATGCGCGTAGCGGCGGGGTTGGATTCCATGGTGCTGGGCGAACCGCAGATCTTCGGTCAGCTAAAGGATGCCTACTCCCTGGCCCGTGAGCACGGTGCCACCGGCTCTTTCCTGTCCCGCCTGTTTGAGCAGACATTCTCGGTAGCCAAGCGGGTTCGAACCCAGACCGCCATCGGGGAAAATCCGGTGTCGGTGGCCTATGCCTCTGTCAGCATGGCGCATCATATCTTTGCCGATATGTCCCGCAACAAGGCGTTGTTGATTGGCGCGGGCAAAACGATTGAACTGGTCTCCCGCCACCTGGCCGATGCCGGCGTGAAAGACTTCCTGGTGGCCAATCGCACCCTGGAACGTGCCCAGGCGCTGGCCGAACTGCACGGTGGCAAGGGCATTGTTCTGTCGGAAATTCCCGATCACCTGGCGGACGTCGACATCATCATTTCCTCTACGGCCAGCCCGTTGCCAATACTTGGCAAGGGAGCGGTGGAGCGCGCGCTGAAGAAGCGCAAACACCGTCCGTTCTTCATGGTCGACATTGCGGTTCCCCGGGATATTGAGCCGGAGGTGGGGTCGCTGGCCGATGTGTATCTCTATACCGTCGACGATCTGCGGCAGGTGATTGAAGAAAACATTCGTTCCCGTGAAGGCGCTGCCCGCGAAGCCGAGAACCTGATCAGCAGTGGCGTACAGGAATTCCTGGACCAGCTCCGGGCCCTGGATGCGGTCTCTACCCTGAAAGTGTTTCGCCAGCGTGCCGAACTGCTGCGGGATATTGAATCTGAAAAGGCCCTGCGTGCCTTACGCAACGGCGTTGACCCGGAGACGGTGCTGCGCAGCCTGGCACGTGGCCTCACCAACAAACTGCTTCACCAGCCCTCTGTACAAGTGCGTAAAGCCATGGCCGAGGGCCGCACCGAAGTCACCGAATGCCTGCGGGAGCTGTATCAGCTTGATGCCCTGGAAGCTGACGAGCCCGCCACCACGGAAAAATTATGA
- the lolB gene encoding lipoprotein insertase outer membrane protein LolB translates to MLKNLFAALLVLGVLGGCTTIQLEPLPEGMTDQPPANWAERSRTLGQFNHWQLSGKLAVRQPSDSGTAVINHWEQQGEQYDLALSSSFLGMGSTSLRGTPGFLELQLANGDTYQSSNPEQLVQAATGWQLPIDSLTWWIRGLPAPDGNFRLLFDDQQRLAIIRQDGWEIRYDRWQAFIDDLPQLPARITALKDDKRVRVVISDWQRKD, encoded by the coding sequence ATGTTGAAGAATCTGTTCGCCGCCCTGTTGGTACTTGGCGTGCTGGGCGGCTGCACCACCATTCAGCTGGAACCACTCCCGGAAGGCATGACCGACCAGCCCCCAGCCAACTGGGCTGAACGGTCCCGCACACTTGGTCAATTCAATCACTGGCAGCTTTCCGGGAAACTTGCGGTGCGCCAACCGTCCGATAGCGGCACCGCAGTCATTAATCACTGGGAACAGCAAGGCGAGCAATACGACCTGGCATTGTCATCATCCTTTCTCGGAATGGGTAGCACCAGCCTGCGCGGAACACCGGGATTTCTCGAACTGCAACTGGCTAACGGCGACACCTACCAATCATCGAACCCGGAACAGCTGGTACAGGCCGCAACCGGCTGGCAGCTGCCCATTGACAGCCTGACCTGGTGGATTCGTGGCCTGCCGGCACCAGACGGCAATTTCCGGTTATTGTTCGATGACCAGCAACGGCTAGCCATCATTCGCCAGGACGGCTGGGAAATACGCTACGATCGCTGGCAGGCGTTCATTGATGATCTGCCTCAGCTCCCCGCCCGAATCACCGCCCTGAAGGACGACAAGCGCGTTCGAGTGGTGATCAGTGACTGGCAGAGAAAGGACTGA
- a CDS encoding ATP-dependent zinc protease yields the protein MSSETTEVIKSTQPIQADNKIALGWREWVALPDLDIGRIKAKVDTGARTSCLHTFRTEPYTENGERRVKFWVHPVQNDLHQVVECDAKVLDERTVSDSGGHKEMRLVIETTLVVGDQSWPIEMTLTNRDSMRFRMLLGRTAMAGRSLIYPEASYLAGKPALRT from the coding sequence ATGTCGAGCGAGACAACTGAAGTAATCAAGAGCACTCAACCCATCCAGGCGGATAACAAGATCGCTCTGGGGTGGCGGGAATGGGTGGCCCTGCCGGATCTGGATATTGGCCGAATCAAGGCGAAAGTGGATACCGGTGCGCGCACATCGTGCCTGCACACCTTTCGCACCGAACCCTACACGGAGAACGGAGAACGCAGGGTGAAATTCTGGGTACACCCCGTTCAGAACGATTTGCACCAGGTAGTGGAATGCGATGCCAAAGTGCTTGATGAGCGAACGGTATCGGATTCCGGAGGGCACAAAGAAATGCGGCTGGTGATTGAGACCACCCTGGTGGTGGGCGATCAGAGCTGGCCTATTGAAATGACACTGACCAATCGGGATTCCATGCGGTTCCGGATGTTGCTGGGCCGTACCGCCATGGCGGGCCGGTCCCTGATCTACCCTGAAGCTTCCTACCTGGCCGGTAAGCCGGCATTAAGGACCTGA
- a CDS encoding tetratricopeptide repeat protein, translated as MQKSAPYLVTSLLAFTIAALPGCASFSETTEPKADEPTPVAVTPTPQEEIRYADFEPEVLYQLLAAEIAAQRGRYDVTLVNYLQAAKTSKDRGVITRAMRIAQSLNADNAQQQLADLWLQLEPDNLLAHRVSAIQAVKRQDLETALVHMERIMEQGEDADFDSLAAMSANLPPAQQRELLQLYERLAERHPGNPELEYSIALLLKITGAPEQALERIERLTNQQPNFQPAIALKGDLLYQTGQTREALTYLTTNTRRFPANRQLGTLYGRILINEGELQAAQDEFERLVKRYPQTPGLRLSFALVALENRQPELAREELTELIEQGHHTDEASYYLGRIEEDAGNITHAIGYYMSVEGGNYFFPALARASELQAETGDLDSALAKIDTLRDSNPGQAENFWLLEVNLLLDQQREQDAMAAANHALEAFPENIQIRYARAMLHDSLGNTELAEEDLRAILSNQPDNAVALNALGYILTIRTERLDEARSYIEQALALDPNNPAILDSMGWVLFRQGDTEAALEYLADAWAAYPDPEVAAHYGEALWVSGNEEQARVIWEEGLEQDPDHDILIETIQRLTGNGNS; from the coding sequence ATGCAAAAATCCGCACCGTATCTGGTTACCAGCCTCCTGGCCTTCACCATTGCCGCCCTGCCCGGCTGCGCCAGCTTTTCCGAAACGACAGAACCAAAGGCTGATGAACCTACCCCCGTAGCGGTCACCCCGACGCCACAGGAAGAGATTCGTTATGCGGATTTCGAGCCAGAAGTGCTTTACCAACTCCTGGCGGCGGAGATTGCCGCCCAGCGTGGGCGCTACGACGTAACCCTGGTCAACTACCTGCAGGCAGCCAAAACCTCAAAAGATCGCGGCGTCATTACCCGTGCCATGCGCATTGCCCAGTCCCTGAATGCCGATAACGCGCAGCAGCAACTGGCAGACCTATGGCTGCAACTGGAGCCCGACAACCTGCTGGCACACCGGGTTTCCGCGATTCAGGCGGTCAAACGCCAGGATCTTGAAACCGCTCTGGTCCACATGGAACGCATTATGGAGCAGGGAGAGGACGCAGACTTTGACAGCCTTGCGGCGATGTCTGCCAACCTGCCACCGGCCCAGCAACGGGAACTGCTGCAGCTATACGAGCGACTGGCTGAACGGCACCCGGGCAATCCCGAGCTTGAGTACAGCATTGCCCTGCTCCTGAAAATCACCGGCGCCCCGGAGCAGGCCCTGGAGCGCATTGAGCGGCTCACCAACCAGCAACCCAACTTCCAGCCCGCCATCGCACTCAAAGGCGACCTGCTGTACCAGACCGGTCAAACAAGAGAAGCCCTGACCTACCTGACCACAAACACCCGGCGATTCCCGGCCAACCGGCAACTGGGCACGCTTTACGGCCGCATCCTGATTAACGAGGGAGAGCTTCAGGCTGCCCAGGACGAGTTCGAGCGACTGGTCAAACGCTATCCCCAGACCCCGGGGCTGCGACTGTCGTTCGCTCTGGTCGCCCTGGAAAATCGTCAGCCGGAGCTGGCCAGAGAGGAGCTTACGGAACTGATCGAACAGGGCCACCACACCGATGAAGCCAGCTACTACCTTGGCCGCATAGAGGAAGATGCGGGCAACATCACCCACGCCATCGGTTACTATATGAGCGTAGAAGGCGGAAACTACTTCTTCCCCGCCCTCGCCAGGGCAAGTGAACTGCAAGCCGAGACAGGGGATCTGGATAGCGCACTTGCCAAGATTGACACACTGAGGGATTCAAACCCGGGGCAGGCTGAGAACTTCTGGCTCCTTGAAGTCAACCTGCTGCTCGACCAGCAGCGCGAACAAGACGCCATGGCAGCCGCCAACCATGCCCTTGAGGCCTTTCCTGAAAACATTCAGATCCGTTACGCCCGAGCCATGCTGCACGACTCTCTCGGCAACACCGAACTAGCGGAAGAGGACCTCAGGGCCATATTATCGAATCAACCAGACAACGCGGTGGCGCTGAATGCGCTCGGGTATATCCTGACCATTCGTACCGAGCGCCTGGATGAAGCCCGCAGTTACATCGAACAGGCACTGGCCCTGGATCCGAATAATCCCGCCATTCTCGACAGCATGGGCTGGGTACTGTTTCGCCAGGGCGACACCGAAGCCGCCCTCGAATACCTGGCCGACGCCTGGGCCGCCTACCCGGACCCGGAAGTAGCCGCCCATTACGGCGAAGCCCTCTGGGTCAGCGGAAATGAAGAACAGGCTCGCGTGATCTGGGAAGAAGGCCTGGAACAGGATCCGGACCACGACATTCTGATTGAAACCATCCAACGCCTGACCGGCAACGGAAACTCCTGA
- the prfA gene encoding peptide chain release factor 1, translated as MKPSIQSRLEQLVERFEEVNALLSDASVIANQDKFRELSREFSEIEPVVKCFQAWRQSHEDIAEAKELAKDGDAEMRAMAEEELAAAEARSEELDEELQRLMLPKDPNDTKNVFLEVRAGTGGDEAAIFAGDLFRMYSRYAEKHRWQVEVLSENEGEHGGYKEVIARVSGDGVYGTLKFESGAHRVQRVPETESQGRIHTSACTVAVIPEADESEAIEINKADLRVDTFRSSGAGGQHVNKTDSAIRITHLPTGIVVECQEERSQHKNRAKALSLLASRLQNAELEKQQKSMAETRKSLVGSGDRSERIRTYNFPQGRVTDHRINLTLYKLDEVIAGDLDAVVVPLQQEHQAELLAELANEQ; from the coding sequence ATGAAGCCATCGATCCAGTCCCGCCTCGAACAGCTTGTTGAACGGTTCGAGGAGGTCAACGCGTTGCTGAGCGATGCCTCGGTGATTGCCAACCAGGACAAATTCCGGGAACTGTCCCGGGAATTTTCTGAGATTGAGCCGGTGGTAAAGTGTTTCCAGGCCTGGCGCCAATCCCATGAGGATATCGCGGAAGCGAAGGAACTGGCCAAAGACGGCGATGCCGAGATGAGGGCCATGGCGGAAGAAGAACTAGCCGCCGCCGAAGCGCGTAGCGAAGAGCTTGACGAAGAGCTGCAGCGCTTGATGCTGCCGAAAGACCCGAACGACACCAAGAACGTGTTCCTGGAAGTGCGCGCCGGTACCGGCGGTGACGAAGCCGCGATTTTTGCCGGCGACCTGTTCCGCATGTATTCCCGTTATGCGGAAAAACACCGTTGGCAGGTGGAAGTGCTGAGCGAGAACGAGGGTGAGCACGGCGGCTATAAAGAAGTCATCGCCCGGGTGTCCGGAGATGGCGTCTACGGAACGCTCAAGTTTGAGTCTGGAGCCCACCGGGTGCAGCGGGTACCGGAAACCGAGTCCCAGGGCCGCATTCACACCTCCGCCTGCACCGTGGCCGTGATTCCGGAGGCCGATGAATCCGAAGCCATCGAAATCAACAAAGCTGACCTGCGGGTAGACACCTTCCGCTCCTCCGGCGCCGGTGGCCAGCACGTCAACAAAACCGACTCTGCCATCCGCATTACCCACCTGCCCACCGGTATTGTGGTGGAGTGTCAGGAAGAACGTTCGCAGCACAAGAACCGCGCCAAGGCCCTGAGCCTGCTTGCGTCCCGGTTGCAGAATGCCGAGCTGGAGAAACAGCAGAAGAGCATGGCGGAAACCCGCAAAAGTTTGGTGGGCAGTGGCGACCGCTCGGAGCGTATTCGCACCTACAATTTCCCCCAGGGCCGGGTAACCGACCACCGCATCAACCTCACCCTGTACAAGCTGGACGAGGTGATTGCCGGCGATCTCGACGCCGTGGTGGTCCCCCTGCAACAGGAGCACCAGGCTGAATTGCTGGCAGAACTGGCCAATGAGCAGTGA
- a CDS encoding HesA/MoeB/ThiF family protein: MLSDEELLRYSRQILMPRFDIAGQEKLKAAHVLVIGAGGLGCPVALYLGAAGVGHLTLVDDDQIELANLQRQIAFEQSWLGDSKAERLAERVRAINPEITVSAVNRRVDGDDLKQLVAESTLVLDCTDNFNTRFALNRASVANKVPLVSGAAIRGEGQLSVYDPRHPESPCYHCLYPEQGNEDLTCSEAGVIAPLVGMIGSAQAMEAIKVISEVGKPLVGRLLILDAWQMEWREMKLAKDPDCPVCAG; encoded by the coding sequence ATGCTCAGCGATGAAGAACTGCTCCGATACAGCCGCCAGATTCTGATGCCCCGGTTCGACATCGCCGGCCAGGAAAAACTCAAGGCCGCCCATGTACTGGTCATCGGCGCCGGTGGTTTAGGTTGCCCGGTAGCCTTGTATCTGGGCGCCGCAGGCGTTGGCCACCTGACGTTGGTGGATGATGACCAGATCGAACTGGCCAACCTGCAACGGCAGATTGCGTTTGAACAGAGCTGGCTTGGCGATTCAAAAGCGGAGCGCCTGGCCGAGCGGGTAAGGGCGATCAACCCGGAGATCACCGTTAGTGCGGTGAATCGGAGGGTGGATGGCGACGACCTCAAACAGCTGGTTGCTGAATCCACGCTGGTGCTGGACTGTACTGATAACTTCAATACCCGTTTTGCGTTGAACCGGGCCTCGGTCGCCAACAAGGTTCCGCTGGTATCCGGTGCTGCCATTCGTGGTGAAGGGCAGTTGTCTGTTTACGATCCCCGGCATCCTGAAAGCCCTTGCTACCACTGTTTGTATCCTGAGCAAGGTAATGAGGATCTGACCTGTTCCGAGGCTGGTGTTATTGCTCCCCTGGTGGGAATGATCGGCTCAGCCCAGGCTATGGAAGCCATCAAAGTGATCTCTGAAGTCGGTAAGCCATTGGTAGGCCGTTTACTAATCCTGGACGCCTGGCAAATGGAATGGCGGGAAATGAAGCTGGCGAAGGACCCCGATTGCCCGGTTTGTGCCGGCTAG
- a CDS encoding mechanosensitive ion channel family protein: MLEAIQATITQVINGIAWGQWLSAGFLLALGIVLGSLVARSVGRMVESRVSRHHMVMIRRLFFYAIFMLFAMAALREAGFSLEVVLGAAGILTVAIGFASQTSASNIISGLFLVMEKPFEIGDFIEVDATIGEIVSIDLLSVKLRTPDNLYVRIPNETLIKTRLVNRSRFPIRRIDLTVGIAYAEDVERVSDLLLELAEKNAVCLEEPKPFVLVTGFGASSVDLQFSFWVPKDKFFEGRGGMMVAIKKTLDQQGIEIPFPHTSIYAGSHSAPFRVQLMGPEQQKDKDSPDVERDN; encoded by the coding sequence GTGTTGGAAGCAATTCAGGCAACCATAACACAGGTGATCAACGGGATTGCCTGGGGGCAGTGGTTGTCCGCCGGATTCTTGCTGGCTCTGGGTATCGTTCTGGGTTCACTGGTGGCCCGCAGCGTTGGCCGTATGGTTGAGAGCCGGGTGTCTCGCCATCACATGGTGATGATTCGCCGGTTGTTCTTCTATGCAATCTTCATGTTGTTCGCCATGGCAGCGCTGCGCGAGGCTGGGTTTTCTCTCGAGGTTGTACTGGGTGCCGCCGGTATTCTGACCGTCGCCATCGGTTTTGCCTCGCAAACCTCAGCCTCCAACATCATCAGCGGGTTGTTCCTGGTCATGGAGAAACCCTTCGAGATTGGTGACTTTATCGAGGTGGATGCCACTATCGGGGAAATCGTTTCTATTGACTTGCTGAGTGTGAAACTGCGCACGCCGGACAACCTGTATGTGCGAATCCCCAATGAAACACTGATCAAGACCCGGTTGGTGAACCGCTCCCGCTTTCCCATTCGCCGGATTGATCTGACGGTGGGTATTGCCTACGCGGAAGATGTAGAGCGTGTCAGTGATCTGTTGCTGGAGCTGGCGGAGAAAAATGCGGTATGCCTTGAAGAACCCAAGCCATTTGTTCTGGTAACGGGCTTTGGCGCGTCCTCCGTGGATCTGCAATTTTCCTTCTGGGTACCCAAAGACAAGTTCTTCGAGGGCCGTGGTGGCATGATGGTGGCCATCAAGAAAACACTGGACCAGCAGGGTATCGAGATTCCGTTCCCCCATACCAGCATATACGCCGGTAGCCATTCCGCGCCCTTCCGTGTGCAACTGATGGGCCCGGAACAACAGAAAGATAAGGACTCCCCGGATGTCGAGCGAGACAACTGA
- the prmC gene encoding peptide chain release factor N(5)-glutamine methyltransferase, producing the protein MSSESSLTCEALLNNAIERIGGDSPRLDAELLLSHVTGLGRTSFRAWPEREVAPDQAQAFRELVAERVKGLPIAYLLGQQEFWSLPLKVSPSTLIPRPDTECLVETALELPLPENARVLDLGTGTGAIALALASEKAKWQIMASDRIEEAVELARENSRSLQLPITVVRSHWFDQIPESGFDLLISNPPYIPASDRHLNEGDVRFEPSSALVAGDDGLDDIRLLVTEGFKRLNPGGWMLLEHGYDQGDAVRDLFARAGWLNIETRKDYGGNDRMTLARKPASDQ; encoded by the coding sequence ATGAGCAGTGAGTCCTCGCTGACCTGTGAAGCCCTTCTGAATAACGCCATTGAACGGATCGGTGGCGACTCTCCCCGACTGGACGCCGAATTACTGTTGAGCCACGTAACCGGCCTGGGCCGCACCAGCTTTCGGGCCTGGCCCGAGCGGGAAGTAGCCCCTGATCAGGCGCAAGCGTTTCGTGAATTGGTGGCTGAACGAGTCAAGGGCTTACCCATCGCCTACCTGCTGGGACAGCAGGAATTCTGGTCTTTGCCCCTGAAAGTCAGCCCTTCCACCCTGATTCCCCGGCCAGACACCGAGTGCCTGGTGGAAACCGCGTTGGAACTACCGCTGCCTGAAAACGCCCGCGTGCTGGACCTGGGCACCGGTACTGGCGCCATTGCGCTCGCGCTGGCCAGCGAGAAAGCTAAGTGGCAGATTATGGCCAGCGATCGTATTGAAGAGGCCGTCGAACTGGCCCGTGAAAACAGTCGGTCCCTGCAGCTGCCGATTACCGTAGTGCGCAGCCACTGGTTCGACCAGATTCCAGAGAGTGGCTTTGACCTGCTTATCTCCAACCCTCCTTATATACCCGCCAGTGACCGTCACCTGAACGAAGGCGACGTACGCTTTGAACCGTCATCCGCTTTGGTGGCGGGTGACGATGGCCTGGACGACATCCGGTTGCTGGTCACCGAAGGCTTCAAACGCCTGAATCCCGGTGGCTGGATGCTGCTGGAACATGGCTATGATCAAGGCGATGCCGTGCGGGATTTGTTTGCCAGGGCCGGATGGCTCAACATAGAAACCCGTAAAGACTACGGCGGAAACGACCGAATGACTTTGGCCCGGAAGCCGGCCAGCGACCAGTAG